tcgcccgtcgaggccttggccttcttcgctgccctctgggccagcgtctccacatccctgcaaggATGAAAGCAAGTCAAGAAAACCAACGCGGTCTGAAGGAACGGGGATGATGAAGGGCAAGATGCTTACTTATCCTCCACCTTCTCTTccgttgccttcctcttcctccttggtcTGAGAGACCCAAGATCGAAGACGACCTCTATGTCGacatctgcgggaggaggggaaggggatggagtcCGGCAACACTTGAACGAAGAAGAGGCGgtcgctttcttcttcgccaccgcggccttcaccaccttcttcgctgcCACGGCCCTCGTCAGGCGCACGGACTCCCCCTGGACCTCTTGCCGCTGCtcggtcctgccgggccggaccggctcgccagagctggccaGCCGCAGGACACGCCTTTTCCCCGTGGCCAAAGGGTCGTCAGCCTCGGCCTCTTCCTCGGTCGACTCCTCGACCACATCTtcgatgagaggggccccggtgccggtgCTGCTGATCTCCCCAGCAAACTCCGCCCATTCGGCAATCTCCTTCTTCTCCGCGGTcgcctcggcctcgtcctccacgtggccggcgCTGCCAGCCTCCCTGGCAAGCGCCGCCATGGCGGCGATGTAGACTAGAtcctccttggtggtgtcctgGATAAGCAGTGGCTCATCGCGGACGTACCTCTCCAAcaggttgtcgaagaactcctgcacctgctccgcctccggctcggcccaatttgggtcAAGGTCGTgcacgttgaagtccggcatcatggcgatgatgtcggtttgGCAAGAGTTGTtactcagcgggaccactcccgccggcaaccagaacagaggccccttgacagccttgccggccttcgcggccttgccggctCTCTCAGCCCTGCTGTCGTCACCCACATTGAGCTGAAAAAGCCTCTGACAaaaatgggcgtgccccatcaccgtgaagttgtgcttcaggccagggcgaagcctcatgatgtcggccgcgttcctgaagagccaggccggcctccccttgttatgcagtggggCGATTCGGTAGCAGATGAAatcggccccaatcatctcaaaGGTGAGCCCGtccatggtgaggcgatggatcctggtagTAGCGATCGCGAGCTTCTTGTCGTCGGTGTCGGGGTCGCTCCAGTCCTTGCGACGGACTGGCGGGCTCTAACAAACtcggcagaactcctgcggatcctcctcctcgatccataGCCACCGACCccaccactcctcccacctctccttctgggcgccctccggatacgtgcccttctcctgggtccgtgggatccaggtgacgcagccGGAGATGGCACCCCCCGCCTGGATACggggatagaagtagtggcggaagagtgtCGTGCTGGGAAGCATTCCGGCGAAGCCCTCATAGAGGTGggcaaagaaggccatgcacgccacgacattcggcgtgaaatcaagaagatggaagtcgtaggtgtgcatgacatcattgaaaaaatgggagaaagggggcagagcccgcaggagaagtagtcaacGAAGAAAGGATAGCGATTCGGGCCGGCCTCAACAAAATCAGCGGGGATGATgtgcgtggccggatgccccgtcgtcttcGCCCCCCACAGAGGCCTGAAGTAGTCCCTAAGGTGGACCGCATCaacgtccttggccactcccttgcccttactggttttgggtgccatggcggtcGGGAAAGAGGTGAGGAATCTGGAGCAATGGGAGATTGAGGGcaatgggggcgcggcggcggcggatggaggcGGGAGTTTTGGCTTTTTCGCTTTTTCGCTTGAGCAAGAAGGGGGGACGGCGGTTCTGaaattggagagacgtggagggtaaatgagcagcacgCCCGCGGTttcccctttttatggggaaggcgcggaccgcctctttaccatttaccatgatgtgacgcatgagggcagcaaccgccccacgcacaaCCCCCACGTcgtgcattcaacgcgggtcgtggggaagcgcaaccaaCGGAGAGGTTACCGCAGTAAAACTCCGCcccgcgtgcccgcgcaccgtttcgggcctagcccaacaacgcgtcgcgcttatgtgtggcccaagcccgggggctcctatcagtgcacaaaagtaggggctctcttttgtgcccctttacctgtgcacgggcagtcaaagccgcacccgcgaccacacttagcagggcagaggagggaagcagaaGTGCAAGGCTACCAGAGCAGCGCTCCAACCAAGGGCGCAGAAGACGGAGCGATCAGACAGGCTTCctcccgacaagacccttgccaaggtagcctacacagccccggcaagacccttgccggggcagctcgcccaacaccaACATCGCAggcacccttgagcctgagagttccgacaccatcgataGCACTGAAACCAAGGCTCGGGaagtgcctgcatggtggcatgcagatctttgtgaagacagagaacctacaaatcctagatgaggaccagaagacaagacaaccgcaaggctccttgccgaggatgcccacgaggccccagcAAGGCACCTTGCTGAAGACACCCgtcaggccccggcaaggctcttgccgggggcgctcacaaggccccggcaagacccttgccaggatatatgcaagaccgcggcaaggccttgccgccccatcgccgccccagctcagcggccaacccaccaactgaagcaagtacccacgtggcagtacgtgggtACTAATCCAACTAGCcaaacacctgcgtggtggcatacagatcttcatgaagaccctaccaccacgccaactcagcagcctgccagcctacgtggcgttgcatgcctcgttggcctggacacgtgtcggagcaaggcggagcggcgacggacgggacgggcctcgttaccgcccccgataaagcaagtggacacctaagtagcgcatttaatgcacgttgtcctgtaatgacaggcgataagcttgtacacagTATACCTTTCTACCTCATGtgcgccactgtggcagccccttttgactataaaaggaggcccaagacGTACTgaagaaggattcggatcttttggacgaaACACGCATCGTAGCTACtttaagaactcaagaacactcaaatatacaccaaagcaggactagggtattacgcatcctcgcggcccgaacctgggtaggcgatcctcgtgctggcttctagacccgctctttgcacaacctcgcgcccgccaaccgtagcaaaagggatcccagtgatcccataggtgtcgtttcccccgacagtcggttcatctgcgtgcattatataattaagtgtatcaaaaaccattacagaacatcatgaatagagaagtgaccaaattaatacaagttcatcatcacattaaaaccaaagtacagtagtgagaaaatgttattactgaaaaaataaatacataaagttcatacatagttctcatagaacaacatacagctctctagagcatctaattaaaacatacattgaaactaacatacagccatgtaaaacatttaaatgcaacaacaaatgcgatcataatcgcaactaagataacaattgatctaacagcataatgataccaagcctcattatcaatggcatattttctaatctttctaaccttcacgcgcattgcatccatctggatcttgtgatcatcaacaacatcggcaacatgcaactccaatttcatcttcccctcttcaattcttttcaatttttctttcaaatatttgttttctttttcaactaagtttaacctctcgacaagagggtcggttttaatttccggttcacatacctcctacataaaaacatctatgtcacattggtcggcataattgtcataaacactaaatgatacAAATAGtaataaaagataatataccacatcgGAATCATAGACcagatgagggccgacgggggcggataccaaaaccatggcactatataataacaaacaataataaaagtaagaaaattatacaagtatctatctaaatcatacaagtaaaaaaattcttttaaaaagaagataagaacaagaggctcaccacggtggtgccgtgacgagatcggcgcgggggatcgacggcggtgaggacggggatggggacggcacCCTACACATGTGCAGACTCTAAGAAGTTAATTTCAGCTCAAATTGTGCATCTAAATCAAAAGAACTCTCACATACACTCCTCCACTAAAACCCACAAACCACTCTACTTCTAGAGCATTTGAAATGAGCTAAACTAGCAGTGAGAGATGAAACGATGAAGTTGCTAAACTTTTAGAACACTTGTGTAGTTGTTGCactgccaaacctagacaaatcttggggaaaatgtagcttggaggtcgagcttggagaggagaaagcttagtTGTGGCCccggcatttcatcgaacacctcatgtgcataggaggtgagaacAGAGAGAAGCACACATCCCACACGCCGGCCGGCCAAAAAACAGAGGAGTGAGCGGGCAGGGGCAagcatatatataggcatctctttagtcccggttggtggctagaaccgggacagaagactgacctttagtcccggttccagccaccaaccgggactaaaggggttgcaCCAGGAgcgaggccctttagtcccggttcgtgtctggaaccgagaccaaaggggtcagacgaacTGGGACTGGTTCCTGCCGAGGCCCGGCCAGcaccctggcctcacgaaccggatCTGATGCACCCATTGATCCCGATTCGTAAcagaaccgggattaatgctcttatctggcctggaccaaagccctgttttctactagtgtgttttCCTCCAGGTATGCGATGCGACACATGTTCATGCGCTTGATTCCCTCCAAGTTGATAATGAGTGCAAGGCAGGCATTGCAAGTGGACTTAGTGTCCTCGGCAACTTCTTCCCCAATTAGTTGAGATGTTCACCCAAAAGATCATGGCCAAGGGGTGACCCATTAACATGTACCTCAAATCGGCACATACGCTCATCAATGTTGATGGGTGCGGCTTTTGCATCTAGTCGAGATCGGCGAGATATTTCTTCTGCATCCTCCGGGCGGCTTGACAGATTTGCGAGCACCAATCATGAACTTCTTGCTAGTAGCTTGTCACGATGACGTACGCTGGTAAGTGCCCACTAACAATCTATGTATGGTGTTTGGTGTGCCCAGCCATGATGGTTGTGGTTCCCTTGCTTgtaggttgataacccacaagtgtaggggatatattgtagccttttttgataagtaagaatgtTGAACCCAATACTaatgtgttgttcttacttgaacaactaACATATTTATGATTATACCCTCTATGCAAGAATCCACAAATACAAAAAGATTAATTAAGATAACATCTAGCCATAGTATTAAATTCTAGAGTTTCAGTAGCTCCTCATGCAACAATTCATAAACTTAGGGTTTGGTAATATCTGTCACTGCAACCACCCATAATAGTTAAGCTAATCATACTACCCACTCGTCTAGGCCCTTAATGCTTAAGTGATATGCATTCGATGCTGAAGTGAGAAGCACCAAAGAACCGCCACAACCAACCGCACCTCTCGGAGACCACCGAAGACCAAACTCGAGCACTAGGCGCTATAACCACCAATGGCCGACCCGACGCAGCGCGAGCCGTCGTGCCCTGCCGAGCACCGTGTCAGCAAGGAGCAGAGGAACACTGCCCGAGGCCAAGAACCACCGTGATTATGGGCTGCAACCATGCATCAAGCACGCCGATGAGCCCGCTGGAGACCAGATGCAATGCGCCNNNNNNNNNNNNNNNNNNNNNNNNNNNNNNNNNNNNNNNNNNNNNNNNNNNNNNNNNNNNNNNNNNNNNNNNNNNNNNNNNNNNNNNNNNNNNNNNNNNNNNNNNNNNNNNNNNNNNNNNNNNNNNNNNNNNNNNNNNNNNNNNNNNNNNNNNNNNNNNNNNNNNNNNNNNNNNNNNNNNNNNNNNNNNNNNNNNNNNNNNNNNNNNNNNNNNNNNNNNNNNNNNNNNNNNNNNNNNNNNNNNNNNNNNNNNNNNNNNNNNNNNNNNNNNNNNNNNNNNNNNNNNNNNNNNNNNNNNNNNNNNNNNNNNNNNNNNNNNNNNNNNNNNNNNNNNNNNNNNNNNNNNNNNNNNNNNNNNNNNNNNNNNNNNNNNNNNNNNNNNNNNNNNNNNNNNNNNNNNNNNNNNNNNNNNNNNNNNNNNNNNNNNNNNNNNNNNNNNNNNNNNNNNNNNNNNNNNNNNNNNNNNNNNNNNNNNNNNNNNNNNNNNNNNNNNNNNNNNNNNNNNNNNNNNNNNNNNNNNNNNNNNNNNNNNNNNNNNNNNNNNNNNNNTCCCACCGGCGAGCAGCCACCACCGCACCCCAAGACTCTAGATCGGAGGGTCGCGTGCACCAAGACCCACCAATCCAACCACCATGAGCGCTCGTCAAAGCGCGGCGCATGGGCAGCACCAACCGTGCATGACAGCCACCGCCACCAACCTCTTCCTACCACACACCACAGTGCAGCCAGCGGCAAGCCGGCAGCCACCATCGCGCCTCAAAGCTCATCGGCACAGCCACGCGCGAGCCATTGGTGCCATTAATGGGCGGCATGGGTGCCCCGACCTCGCCGGCAACGAGCACCCTAGACAACACCACGGAGCTCTGTGCGTCCATATAGAACCCATCTAGCACCTACGTTCATTACAGGGTCACCTGTGGCGCCGGCGAGCATCCAGTGCCTCATGCCACCTAAGCCAAAGCAACGCTCCGATGCCGCCGTCGGCCACACGAGCTTCACCCGGCGACGTCCTCTAGTGGCGGCATGGGGAAGAAGGGGTGGCGGAtggggtggcggcggctaggttagagAGCCACCCGAGTCGCCTTGTGAGATCGACGCGGGGGCGTTTTCTTCATATCGTCTACCCTACAACACGTGTACAATATTATGCATGCCGCATCACTATTAATATATTCCTAcaggttttcctgcaaaaaaaaataTTCCTACAGGATAGTTTTTCATTCGACAATACAAATCGATTTGATTCCACAAAACAAGAGAATaacataaaataaaaatagaaataaaTTATATAAAAAGTGAGCTGTCATATATGCTCACAGTATGGCACCCAATTGTCCACGCCGTTGGCTATGGCTAGATACCGTTCTTGATCTTATCAATTCATGCATTCCCTTTTGTGGTTTTGGAATATGTTAGCTAAAGCTTCTGATGCGTGCAGATGGAAAAGATAATTAAAGTAGGTAGTCGCCAATGCAAGTAGCCATAGAGAGGGCATCGATCTCTTTCTGTAGCTTCCGGGCCGGTGCTCGCCGCGCTTATCTCACCTGGTCGACAGCTTAGAGTATATCTGCACTGCATAAGATGCCGCGATCCGAGATCGGTCGACTGCAATCTATCGTACATACATGACATCAACTTGACTTGATAGCATTATCCTAAGCCATAGACGTAAAGTTTATGCATGCATGACCTCTTTATTTAAAATCGAGTCTAGAATATATTTGATCAATAGCATGTCGGATATAACCAGATAATGGGGTAGCTGAACCCGCAAGAACAAAGGGAAAGTTCTAGTTGTACCATCATAACAACGTACTCTATATCCTCACCGTTCATTCTTGCATCAAAGTTGGTGCACAAaaacttctcttttttttctcccaaATAAAACATTTGAACTTACCTAGCAAAAAAAAGAACATTTGAACTTGAAACTTTGCAGATAAACATCACACAAGTACTATCATGTGCAGAAAAGTTTTCGGATTTTTTGGCGCAAGATAATTTTAAAAAATGATACAATTCATTTGAAAGTTGAATTTAACAAATTTATGTTTCATCAAAAAATCCTAGATATTTTATATAATGAGTGACACCTGTGTGTAGTTGATTTGCAAAGTTTCAAGGTCAATTGTTCTCCCCtttggaagaaacaaaaaagagaaattacTCTATAAGGATAGCACGGATCTTGACACAAGCTGAATGGTATAGACAAAGGATACTGGTATGGGGGTACAAAAAATCCACAGTCAAGAGGAAAAGGAATTATAAACCAAGGGGAGATTTGAGCTTTGACTATATGCTTCAAGAATCTGCTGAAGCCCACTATAAGTCTTGCCGACCATGGGCAACATCGAGAAATGCAATCAATAAAGTTTATCAAAAAATTGTTGAGGACCAAACCTCATTGAATCGCCATAATAGTAGACCGACGCGTAAGATGAAGATTGGCAACCGCGCGGAGGTATAACCCCGGCCTTGGCTGGCAACCATGCTAGCATTGTTAGACTTGGCAGACGACTTTGCTCGCATGGATTCAAAAGAAGGAGCTATTGAAGAAAACAATGTTTTCTCTGATGATGCCATGGAGCCGCGCCGACAAACAACATGAATAATCAATCCGTTGTCCGCTAAGAACAATGGTGATAGAAACACCAAAGCTCGTAGGTAACACTGCACCAAGCGCCACCGAGATGGGATTGGAGTCGAAGTACTTTTATTCGAGATAACGCCATCACCGTCGGAGCAACCGATGCTACTGATGTTGGTGACGGTACCGTGGTTGTACTTTTGAATTAGAGGTGGGGCGTGGTGAAACCATCAGAGGTTAGATATGGGCTCTAGACCCTTTACAATGGAAACGTATGTTCTAAATACTATAGATGATACCCCATGCGTTGTTGTGGAAATTTATAGCAATATATTTCAATAAGTTTGGAACTTGAAACATATCGGCTAGTACTATGAGAAATAAATCTGAAAATACACATGTTTGattgtatttatttattttatcgtgtaaaatatttattgaatataagtagcaTAATAGTTTTtcatgcatgattgcatgttgagGTGAATCTTTTCCCATGCATGATTGCATGTTAAGGTGGACATTTTTCATGCATAGGCGTATGTTGATGTGGCTTGCTTGTATGTTAAGATAAATAAATTAAATTAGTGGAAATCACCTACTTAGTTATATAAGATTTCCTTTTTTAGTCTTCTATTGTAAACACCATCGAATTAGCCAACTAATTTTTACTAATTAATATCAATTAGCGCACAACGGTAATCATTTATAGAGTTTTCTAGTGGGGTGTACGTAAAAAGTTCTTCCTATAATAAATATAATGCGGTGCAATCCAATCCTCGCATATGATAAGTATGTATATCTCCAAAGTGTAAAATATTAATGTATAGGTATTTTTTGATTAGCTTCTCGGTCCAGATCTAGATCGGGGGGGCTCCTCCGGCATGCTGCACGTGGGCGGCGCGTCCTGTCGGCAGCggctggatcccggggcggcggccctggaaggtggcggcgggtgaagctcgggcttcccgcggcggcatggcgtggtgcagtTCCTATCCAAGGCGGATCTGCATCAGCGATCTCGTGGTTTTGCCACGGATTGGTTCAGATCAGAGACGGTGATGAGCGTGCGGGATCCATCTCGGCGGCTCTCGCAGTTTGGCGAGGTGGGGTGGGAGCCCTTCtcctaggctccagtggtggcgcattcaggcagtggccggtgcaccagggctcctacggtggcactgttgttacggttggtcgccggatctaggcggctagatctggggctttgaaggcggtcgagacagtgcataggttgtcgggtggatttcttgggacggatccgggtgaaaacttggtcttcggtcattggccggagccggtgatgacgatgccccttatcatcgtttccttcatgaaggcatcatcgaggtgaagctcccaaccCCACCCAATacctccaggggaaaccctagatcagttgatcggatgacaGCGGCATTCGTGTGCCGTTgcccccttgggggcggcattcttggagatgCACTCGGGCTCGAGGGACTAGCGGATGGTATCTGCGATGGAGCGGTGTTTCTTTCTACATATTCATGGTGGCGATTCTCGACGACATGGAGCAATGGAGCTTGGCGTTAGATGTGTGGCGAGGGACACGCGTAGAAGGTCGatgttgtctggcgtcatggtggcgtcgatggcagagaggcctgacaaggtcgatgcgtcagtacATACTTTGAGGATGGATCGAGGGAAGACGGAGGTGACGGCCCTTTGCAGCGTGTGCATGTGGTACTCACTGAGAGTGCGCCGGACCGGAGTGTTACCCAGTCCCGCCTATGTGGCTTGGATGGGGCATCCGGCGTTAAATGTTAGGCTttcgtgcgatgtctgtttggtatttggcccggacattcggcaccccttcatcaagaggataggagtagcgacaggtgtCGTCTAGATGGTGGTCTCGGGtttactgttgtattactttgtaaggtctttgtgagtAATAAATAATATAGCCGCATGCATCAcccggatgcagaggccggggtgattcctccttttctaaaaaaaaattatGGGTAATATACTAATATTAAAATGATATCAATTACACTCGGACTCTACAAACAACACAATATCAAGAACTAGTCGAGACATTGAGGGTGCATACAACTAAaagggaaaagaaggagaagaagtaaaaaaaaagagttgacgcaaTCAACAACACACAATAAAACAACCGCAACACCAACATTATCCTGAACAACACATGGACTACGAGCAAGATTCCCAGAAAATAGCACATCCGCCCAAGAGTTCCTGTCACTGCATCCAACGGTCGAAAATCGGGTTATGAGTTTTTACCCCGAAGAGCACGTCTAAAGAATGTCTAAAGAAATATGCCCTCTCAACAAGGACGCATAGTGTAAACATCATCATTTTTACAACCAATAAAGGTCGGACCTAGGGTTTTATCTAGTAGTTCAAGTCACGGCACTCACAGCGCAACGCTAAACCGAAGTCACCGTGTATTATTGTCACCACTTGCCGAACAAGCCGATGTTGCATGGAAGGGCACACCTGCACACTATGATCACGGGAAATTAAAATTCAAACCGTTCCATGACATACAGGACCGGGAAAAAGGCATCACCACATCATCAAAGCCATGCTCTTCTAAACACGAAATGCCGCACCTCACGGAGAACCAAACGTCATCACGGGAGGTTCTACACGTCGTACGCATGCACGTGCCCCAGAGCCATTGTAGGAGAGGCCGATGGCGCCTAGACCTGGCAAGCCAAAGCCGTATTATTCCCGCTCAACCACATACCCATTCGCGTCGCCGCCGTTGGTGCTGCATCGCCGACCGAGCCGTCAGCCAGCCTCCGAACAGCAGCTGGACCACCACTGCCGGATCAGGGGAGGTGCCGATGTATGTGTGATGGAAAATAATTATAATAACAACCAGGAGACGATAGTAAACTACTATGATCAATATGCAATGCAACTACAAAATTTGTAGGTTGAAGATGTGCACGTATCATTTGATAATGAACTGTTTATATTTATCAACTAGCTCTTTGAAAAACGATGATTGTACATCTGAGTGCACAAATAGCACTGGGATTACAACACGAACATCACCCGTACGTAAAACTCGCTCATAGCGAGCTATAAGCCTTGCTATTGCCGGAACAGGATTGAAAAAACCTGTTCGATCGACGCTAACTAGGCCTTTAGTTACGTTATTCTAAGAAAATGCATATACATACTTCACACTCTTTGACAAAATTTTATTTTCCCAAGTGGCGCCTGCATTCCTCTATAGCCAGAGGGCACCTGCATTCCTCAGCACTGGGACCAGCTCCCCGCTGAGATGCATGGACATGACCCTGTTTGTCCCGCCGACAAGCTTCCCGCCGATGAACACCACCGGAACAGACGGGCCTTTCCCGAGCATCTTGAGGAGAGCTCTCTCCATCTCCTTTCCCCTGGGGTCTTGGTCGAGCTCGTGCACCAGTGCGTTGACACCTAGGTCGCAGAAGAGCCGCGCCACGGTGTGGCACATGCAGCAGGAGCTCAGGGTGAAGATCACCACCGCTCTCTCCGACGCCAGCTTCATCACGCGATCCATCTGCCTTCTAAATAAGTTCTTCTAATCGGTTATGTGTGTACGTGCACAGATCTCTAAGCCTGATTTGCTTTGAAGTTTGAAGAGGACTTTGAAATGTGATGGAGCCTTTGAGTAGCTCTAGCTAGTTGTTGTTGCCTTGTGTTGTGCCAAAGAGGAAACCTGGATGGTTTGCTAGCAGAGGGGTGGCTTCCTTTTATAGAGCTACAAAAGGGTAGTGTTTCTTTCTAGGCACTAGCTAGGGTGTCCTTCATGCATGGGTTGGGTTGGAATATCCAGTGCAAGTAAGATCAGGAAGGAGTCAATTGGaagaaaccaccacatttgcgGCTAGGTTTGCAGGAAACCACCAACTCGTTAATCCGTTGCAGAAAACACCGAAAACTTTTAAGTCGTTGCAAAAAACACTGATCGGATGATTTGGCCCGTTTAATCACTTTCTTACAGGTGGGGCCAGATTGTAAGGAATTGACTTAGCAAAAAAATAACACATACACCCCTAGATCTAAAAAACAAAGCAATCAGACCCTCCCCATGGAACACAGACGCCCTATCCACTACGCGCCCACCGCCGCGCTACTGCCATCCGTCCGGCACGGTGGCGCCCAGGCCGGGATGCCGGCATGGCGGCTCAGGGCTCCCGCTGCCGCTGCCCTCGCAGCTGGAACAGCCGcaatgccgccgccgccggcggccgctTCGCTCCGCATTCTCCAATCGGGAGGAGGCAGCCGCCGCGCGCCCTCGCAGctgaccgcgccgccgccgcgcgccctcgcagctgaccgcgccgccgccgccggaagcccacccgcgccgcgccgccgccgctggaaGCCCACCTGCCGCCCTCTCTCCATGGCGTGGACGCCCTGAGCCGCCGTGCACTGCTCCTACCCGAGCTTCTAATGTGGACGGCGCCGGAGGGGCCTCTGGTTCGAActcgtcctccttcgtggaggaggGCGACGGAAACAACTTGTCCAGCAGGTGGACTCAACTCGTCGCCTGCTTCCCCTCCACCCCCACCCTTGACCACGTCGGAGGAGGGTGCTGCTCCTCCGCCTCGGCTCCCGGTGCGTGCTCCACGACGCCGACCCGGCCGCCATCGTCGCTGCAGCACCAGCAGGCCAACGCCTCGGAAACGAGCGCACCCCAGCTGCCTCCTCGTCATTTGCCGCGGCCGTAGCCATCTCCGACGCCGACGAGGGCGTCGATGTACCAGACGGCAAGGCCAGTTCTTCGTGGTTGTCAAGGGCGGGGGTCTGATTGTGTTTTTTGTAAATATCTAGGGGTGTGTGTGCTAATTGTTGTCCAGTTAAGCTCCTTACAATccggccccacttgtcagaaagtgatcaAATGGGCCAAATCACCCGATCAGTGCTTTCTGCAAAGAGTTTAGTGAAATCGCGGTGTTTTTTGCAACGGATTATCGACTTGGTGGTTTTCCGCAAACCTAGCCGCAAATGTGGTAGTTTTCTGCAATTGACTCATCAGGAAGTGTTTGGGACAGACCAATGTGATCTAGCAGCCATCTTTAACATTGTATAAAGAGCATTTTGGATTTTTCTAGAAAAAACAAATGAAAGCTCCTAGCTAGCATGCTTGGTATTGGCGCCATTGGTTTGTTCAAAAGCATATTTTGGTTGGTATCCAAGAGGAGATCAGATTAGATAATGCACGCGTGGAGCCGTGTTGGTTCTGATCAACATGGACCCAAACACGCGACTGG
This window of the Triticum aestivum cultivar Chinese Spring chromosome 5D, IWGSC CS RefSeq v2.1, whole genome shotgun sequence genome carries:
- the LOC123124468 gene encoding putative glutaredoxin-C14 produces the protein MDRVMKLASERAVVIFTLSSCCMCHTVARLFCDLGVNALVHELDQDPRGKEMERALLKMLGKGPSVPVVFIGGKLVGGTNRVMSMHLSGELVPVLRNAGALWL